From a region of the Leptospira kmetyi serovar Malaysia str. Bejo-Iso9 genome:
- a CDS encoding histidine kinase dimerization/phosphoacceptor domain -containing protein — MNMLQKPKILVVEDEIIVAVNLGQKLKKLGYELVGITSSGEEAIQKAEENHPDLVLMDINIEGNLDGIETAEVLRNRFHTPVIYLTAYADENTLDRAKKTQPLGYIVKPFESDQLRSSIEVALYKNEIEQRSKQTEEKLKGALDQLGAGIVTTDENGFLLFMNPAAEKLIGCKYEDHLGKPIQEILFFKNGTGDSVGNLVEEVLKSRLPRENGNLFLVAKNGSSQEVQLQSSPILGTEEKLTGTFNILRTKEQHTTAGEKDTYLKEIHHRIKNNLTIISSIFSLRSGQTNGESNDVLRESQNRLRAVALLHEILYESKDLSSISFELYVKKLTDALFEIYQVNREKVRLEMNIQEAKVKAEIGMNLALIINELITNSLKHGLANSPAGSIRIQFTRENEMLTLEVSDSGAGLPEESIRSRNPGSLGLSLVESLAKQIGGKVELLNQEGACVKLHFPAAVPI, encoded by the coding sequence ATGAATATGCTTCAGAAACCCAAAATTTTGGTCGTTGAGGACGAGATCATCGTTGCAGTCAACCTAGGCCAAAAGCTCAAAAAGCTGGGTTATGAGCTTGTTGGAATCACATCTTCGGGAGAAGAAGCGATTCAAAAAGCGGAAGAGAATCATCCGGACCTTGTCCTCATGGACATCAACATAGAAGGAAATCTGGATGGAATCGAAACCGCCGAGGTTCTTCGGAACCGCTTTCACACCCCCGTTATTTATCTCACCGCTTACGCCGACGAAAACACCTTAGACAGAGCCAAAAAAACACAGCCGTTAGGCTACATCGTAAAACCTTTCGAGTCGGATCAGCTTCGCTCCTCCATAGAAGTAGCGCTTTATAAAAACGAAATCGAACAAAGATCCAAACAAACCGAAGAAAAACTCAAAGGCGCGTTAGACCAGCTTGGAGCCGGAATCGTCACGACGGATGAAAACGGATTTCTTCTTTTTATGAATCCCGCGGCGGAAAAGCTCATCGGTTGTAAATACGAGGACCATCTCGGAAAACCGATTCAAGAAATTCTCTTTTTTAAGAATGGAACCGGAGATTCGGTCGGAAACTTGGTCGAAGAAGTTCTCAAATCCAGACTCCCCCGAGAAAACGGAAATCTGTTCTTAGTCGCAAAAAATGGAAGTAGTCAAGAAGTTCAATTACAGAGTTCTCCGATCCTTGGAACGGAAGAAAAACTGACCGGAACGTTCAACATTCTCAGAACCAAAGAACAACATACGACCGCCGGTGAAAAAGATACGTATCTAAAAGAAATTCATCATAGAATCAAAAACAATCTTACGATCATCTCCTCGATCTTCAGCCTGAGATCGGGACAAACCAACGGAGAATCGAACGACGTCCTTCGAGAAAGTCAAAATCGTCTGCGCGCGGTCGCTTTGTTACATGAGATTCTTTACGAAAGCAAGGATCTGTCTTCGATCAGTTTCGAGTTATATGTAAAAAAACTCACGGACGCTCTTTTTGAAATTTATCAAGTGAACCGGGAAAAGGTTCGTTTGGAAATGAACATTCAAGAAGCGAAGGTAAAAGCGGAGATCGGAATGAATCTCGCTTTGATCATCAACGAACTCATTACGAATTCCTTAAAACACGGTCTTGCAAATTCTCCGGCGGGATCGATCCGGATTCAGTTCACAAGAGAAAACGAAATGTTGACTCTGGAAGTTTCCGACAGCGGAGCCGGTCTTCCCGAAGAATCGATCCGAAGCAGAAACCCGGGTTCTCTCGGATTATCCCTTGTGGAATCCCTTGCAAAACAGATCGGCGGGAAAGTCGAACTTCTCAATCAAGAAGGCGCCTGCGTTAAACTGCATTTTCCTGCCGCCGTTCCCATCTAA
- a CDS encoding crotonase/enoyl-CoA hydratase family protein encodes MKTHFEFFEIVVRPEDKTAILYLNRPEKRNAMNWPFWRDLPDAVEEINANPDIHAFVVAARGKSFSTGLDLDSFFKEFGSTVQAPLGGDRRKFFDLILRMQKGINAVYDSPKPSIAAVQKHCIGGGLDLISACDIRYATVDASISLREAKVAIVADMGSINRLPAIIGQGHTRELALTGKDIDGIEAERIGLVTKVFQTEEEMMSVALATAKEIAENPKIVVSGVKDVMRYSEGKPMDAGLNYVALWNSSFLDSADFRGALQSFKERKRPVYNQN; translated from the coding sequence ATGAAAACCCATTTTGAATTTTTTGAAATCGTCGTAAGACCCGAAGACAAAACCGCCATTCTTTATCTCAACCGCCCCGAAAAAAGAAACGCCATGAACTGGCCTTTCTGGCGGGATCTCCCCGACGCGGTCGAGGAAATCAACGCGAACCCCGACATTCACGCGTTTGTCGTGGCCGCGAGAGGAAAATCATTCTCCACAGGTTTGGACTTGGATTCTTTTTTTAAGGAATTCGGAAGCACGGTCCAAGCCCCCCTCGGAGGAGATCGCAGAAAGTTTTTCGATCTCATTCTTAGAATGCAAAAAGGAATCAACGCGGTCTATGATTCTCCCAAACCTTCGATCGCCGCGGTTCAAAAACATTGTATCGGCGGCGGACTCGATCTGATCTCCGCTTGTGATATTCGTTACGCGACCGTGGACGCTTCGATTTCTCTTCGGGAAGCGAAGGTCGCGATCGTGGCGGACATGGGTTCGATCAACAGACTTCCTGCGATCATAGGTCAGGGGCATACGAGAGAATTGGCTTTAACCGGAAAAGACATAGACGGAATCGAAGCGGAAAGAATCGGACTTGTGACCAAGGTTTTTCAAACCGAAGAAGAGATGATGAGCGTAGCTCTTGCCACCGCAAAAGAAATCGCGGAAAATCCAAAGATCGTCGTTTCGGGAGTTAAGGATGTGATGCGTTATTCGGAAGGAAAACCGATGGACGCGGGTTTGAATTACGTCGCTCTTTGGAATTCGAGCTTCTTAGATTCTGCGGATTTTAGAGGAGCGTTGCAATCCTTCAAGGAGCGCAAACGCCCCGTCTACAATCAAAACTGA
- a CDS encoding tetratricopeptide repeat protein encodes MSFPTLIRSAIQRENQREFTKAFNLYKEALSFTSSPKTILKIRNRQAWCQYHIGNTRETLNLFHEIITQYPNEPGSYLYYSNYLIKVSNFKQAKKILSKGIDLYPDQLELYLTLASLLKDTDRSNEAIAVLKQALAQEKLSRGRGILRKDIWAELGHLYYQRGDYNSALVSLKTSMRMDSDENFLHYDMIAQCYLKVADHKNALKFIDLYIQYFGESDSDILIIKARAHAQLGESHLACASLLQAYSMENGLKLNAEDMVDFAPLLQTGFFDTLENVEIEEP; translated from the coding sequence GTGAGTTTCCCTACATTGATCAGATCTGCGATTCAGAGGGAGAATCAAAGAGAGTTCACCAAAGCTTTCAACCTCTACAAGGAAGCTCTTTCGTTTACCAGCAGTCCCAAAACGATTTTAAAGATCCGCAATCGTCAAGCGTGGTGCCAATATCATATCGGGAACACGCGGGAAACGTTGAATCTGTTTCACGAAATCATCACTCAATATCCGAACGAACCCGGAAGTTATTTATATTATTCCAATTATCTCATCAAGGTTTCCAACTTCAAACAGGCTAAGAAAATTCTTTCCAAAGGAATCGATCTTTATCCGGATCAACTGGAACTTTATCTTACCTTGGCTTCTTTGTTGAAGGACACGGATCGTTCCAACGAAGCGATCGCGGTTTTAAAACAGGCCTTGGCTCAGGAAAAACTCTCGAGAGGAAGAGGAATTCTCCGCAAGGACATCTGGGCCGAGTTAGGTCATCTTTACTATCAAAGAGGCGATTACAACTCCGCGTTGGTTTCTCTCAAGACTTCGATGCGTATGGACAGCGACGAGAATTTTCTTCACTACGATATGATCGCGCAGTGTTATCTCAAGGTCGCCGATCATAAGAACGCTCTTAAGTTCATAGACTTATACATCCAATACTTCGGAGAGTCGGATTCGGATATTCTCATCATCAAAGCGAGAGCGCACGCGCAACTCGGCGAAAGTCATCTCGCGTGCGCTTCCCTTTTACAAGCGTATTCGATGGAGAACGGCCTCAAGTTGAACGCGGAAGATATGGTGGACTTCGCTCCCCTTTTACAAACCGGTTTTTTTGATACATTAGAGAATGTTGAAATAGAAGAACCCTGA
- a CDS encoding DUF2167 domain-containing protein, with protein sequence MKFNVSAAVLFLFSLTLTAQPNDDVTNIVKGLKYQTGKVILGDKLATLNVPSNFKYINGKQSKLVLENVWGNPPSAEPLGMLFLKNQSPISDNFTYAISIDYSEEGYIKDDDAKDLDYGDLLDEMKSDMKESNESRKKEGYPSVELVGWASPPFYDEKSKKLHWAKTLKFEGSEVDTLNYNIRILGRKGVIVLNVISDADKLPLVNEELDAIVNSTEFNEGNRYEDFNPGLDTVAAYGIGGLIAGKVLAKAGFFALLLKFWKVIALAVIGGFGVLKKFIFREKDVASTPPPSDGPNA encoded by the coding sequence ATGAAGTTCAATGTATCCGCGGCGGTTTTGTTTTTATTCTCGCTTACTTTAACCGCTCAACCGAACGACGATGTTACGAACATCGTAAAAGGTCTTAAGTATCAAACGGGAAAAGTGATCTTGGGAGACAAACTCGCTACGTTAAACGTTCCTTCCAACTTCAAATATATAAACGGCAAACAAAGCAAACTCGTTTTGGAAAACGTCTGGGGAAACCCGCCCAGCGCGGAACCGCTCGGCATGCTTTTTCTAAAAAATCAAAGTCCGATCAGCGATAATTTTACGTACGCGATCAGCATCGACTATTCGGAAGAAGGTTACATCAAGGACGACGACGCGAAGGATTTGGACTACGGCGACCTTCTCGACGAAATGAAAAGCGACATGAAAGAATCCAACGAATCCAGAAAGAAGGAAGGTTATCCTTCCGTGGAACTCGTGGGTTGGGCCTCCCCTCCTTTCTACGACGAAAAATCCAAAAAACTACATTGGGCCAAAACCCTGAAGTTCGAAGGTTCCGAGGTAGACACATTAAATTATAATATTCGAATATTAGGAAGAAAAGGAGTGATCGTTCTGAACGTCATATCGGACGCGGATAAACTTCCGTTGGTGAACGAGGAACTCGACGCGATCGTAAATTCGACCGAATTCAACGAAGGAAATCGTTACGAGGATTTTAATCCCGGCTTGGACACGGTCGCCGCTTACGGAATCGGAGGTTTGATCGCGGGAAAGGTTTTGGCTAAGGCCGGGTTTTTCGCGCTTTTATTAAAGTTTTGGAAAGTGATCGCGTTAGCCGTCATCGGAGGTTTCGGAGTTTTGAAAAAATTCATCTTCCGGGAAAAGGATGTCGCTTCCACTCCTCCGCCTTCGGACGGACCGAACGCTTAA
- a CDS encoding LIC_10740 family protein: protein MNWQKIKESAIAIRDAAWEAIKAAGEKINQGYLWLFRTATEDGVSRKTLFLTYAWIGVVLFFTSFILAGNSPFVTLVPFSLYEVGNRDPRTEITIYGSDGERQVFPVRRKVLLEDEEYRHKTMTLIGEISESSYFDKAFESGKGEHYKNLKRLPEIQYAVKAIWKNGGVLILDFRKSTLQEILSGMKFRIDYTYVQQNMKEEDKQKEIARKKMALLDSTFLALEKTVFENFSDIQSLEYRLDGLSESIPGMEYSLDSAHKRN, encoded by the coding sequence ATGAATTGGCAAAAAATTAAGGAATCTGCAATCGCGATCAGAGACGCGGCATGGGAAGCGATCAAGGCCGCAGGCGAAAAAATCAACCAAGGTTATCTTTGGCTCTTCCGCACCGCGACCGAAGACGGGGTTTCCCGCAAGACGTTGTTCCTAACCTATGCCTGGATCGGAGTCGTTTTATTTTTTACTTCCTTCATTCTCGCGGGCAACAGTCCTTTTGTTACTCTTGTTCCATTCTCCCTTTACGAAGTCGGTAACAGAGATCCGAGAACGGAAATTACGATCTACGGATCGGACGGAGAACGTCAGGTGTTTCCGGTTCGCAGAAAGGTTCTTCTCGAAGACGAAGAATACCGTCACAAGACGATGACCTTGATCGGGGAGATCAGCGAGTCCTCCTATTTCGATAAGGCTTTCGAAAGCGGCAAGGGAGAACATTACAAAAATCTAAAGCGTCTTCCCGAAATCCAATACGCCGTCAAAGCGATCTGGAAAAACGGGGGAGTTCTCATCCTGGATTTTAGAAAGTCCACTCTTCAGGAAATTCTTTCCGGAATGAAGTTTAGAATCGATTATACTTACGTTCAACAGAATATGAAAGAGGAAGACAAACAAAAGGAAATCGCGCGCAAAAAAATGGCGCTTTTGGATTCTACCTTTCTCGCCTTGGAAAAGACCGTTTTCGAGAATTTTTCGGACATTCAAAGCCTGGAATATAGGCTGGACGGTTTATCCGAAAGTATTCCCGGAATGGAATATTCTCTCGATTCGGCCCATAAAAGGAACTGA
- a CDS encoding N-acetylmuramoyl-L-alanine amidase family protein: protein MAKNQIYLWGLILFSLNTWELGAKVAIPTQSSERYVRFEDVQKEFPSLKSSFNPATFVGAIQHPSGEIRFRVGSSFYTFNQSIEKISVPVLYKEKDFLIPPEIVEALFVQLMSEDVRYEYKENVLELEVLPGAEKLGIKTVLIDAGHGGKDPGTASNDGTNEKVVALQVAKILKKFFEKVYPSIQVVLTRPDDNFVELERRSEIANRELKKNGSSLFISLHCNSSINEDVNGFEIYYLSQTASTESARETALLENRILKPKGTTAVKKIQAGMMSSLIQRRSRILARSVESEMKKKLQPQILSRGVKKADFSVLRGSLMPAILVEMGYLSHEKESKLLQSKSLQVKIAKSIVEGIRGYELAKN, encoded by the coding sequence TTGGCAAAAAATCAAATCTATCTTTGGGGGCTGATCCTATTCTCCCTAAATACGTGGGAACTCGGCGCAAAGGTCGCGATTCCCACTCAGTCTTCCGAACGTTATGTGCGCTTTGAGGACGTTCAAAAGGAATTTCCTTCCTTAAAATCCTCGTTCAATCCGGCGACCTTCGTCGGCGCGATCCAACATCCTTCCGGTGAAATCCGCTTCCGAGTCGGTTCCTCATTTTATACCTTCAATCAGAGCATCGAAAAAATTTCGGTTCCCGTTCTTTATAAGGAAAAGGATTTTCTGATTCCTCCCGAAATCGTGGAAGCGCTTTTCGTACAACTCATGTCCGAGGACGTTCGATACGAATATAAGGAAAACGTGTTGGAGTTGGAAGTTCTTCCCGGCGCGGAAAAACTCGGAATCAAAACCGTTCTCATCGACGCGGGCCACGGCGGAAAGGATCCGGGAACGGCATCGAACGACGGAACGAACGAGAAGGTTGTGGCTCTTCAAGTCGCTAAGATTCTTAAAAAATTCTTCGAGAAGGTTTATCCTTCGATCCAAGTCGTATTAACAAGACCGGACGACAACTTCGTCGAACTCGAACGGAGATCCGAGATCGCCAATCGCGAGCTCAAAAAAAACGGAAGTTCCTTGTTCATCAGTCTTCACTGCAATTCTTCCATCAACGAGGACGTAAACGGCTTCGAGATCTATTATCTTTCCCAAACGGCTTCCACCGAATCGGCTCGGGAGACTGCTCTTCTGGAAAACCGGATTCTCAAGCCCAAGGGAACCACGGCGGTCAAAAAGATTCAGGCGGGAATGATGTCCTCGCTCATTCAAAGAAGAAGCAGAATCTTGGCCAGGTCGGTCGAATCGGAGATGAAAAAAAAGCTCCAACCTCAAATCCTGTCCAGGGGAGTGAAAAAGGCGGATTTTTCGGTCCTCAGAGGAAGTCTCATGCCCGCGATTCTCGTGGAGATGGGTTATCTTTCTCATGAAAAAGAATCCAAACTTTTGCAGAGCAAGAGTTTACAAGTTAAGATAGCGAAAAGCATCGTAGAAGGAATCCGGGGTTATGAATTGGCAAAAAATTAA
- a CDS encoding DEAD/DEAH box helicase, translated as MKFEELSIHPKLLSAIQEIGYTELTPIQEKSIPHGLESKDITGLAQTGTGKTVAFLIPVVHTILTKEIQGVSALVLAPTRELTMQISEEAKKLLKHSNGVRAVPIIGGTDYKSQNKDLEGLNGIIVATPGRLIDMIKSGSIDISNVEFFVLDEADRMLDMGFIQDIRWLLHKCKNRKQTLLFSATLSVEVMRLAYRFLNEPVEIQINPEKIITERIDQKIVHLGREEKIPYMTNLIVNSKEEGQGIIFTNYKANIPKIVHTLRKYGIPVTGISSELDQKKRLRLLRDFKSGKYRYMVATDVASRGIDVENIDIVYNYDLPQDTENYVHRIGRTARAGRKGKAIGFCSESDYVELEKIEKYLKQKIDVLEVQEEYIQFPAGDFQAFVGGDSYDREKETHFKQNGRRPHDRGDRAPHKHDRDRRGDKRHASHTQSHSPARDGHKKKPAAAIQEAEFFLQKADSVLSSEPKGNKQGNKNQHRFQGNKDKQRQPQGGQQGAGNKNQQNHDRNGNRQQHANKNYDKSKRNLFDINDTQREDSKKKKGSIWQKIKSIFGG; from the coding sequence ATGAAATTCGAAGAACTATCCATACATCCAAAGTTACTTTCAGCCATTCAAGAAATCGGATACACCGAACTCACACCGATCCAAGAAAAATCGATCCCGCACGGATTGGAAAGCAAAGACATCACAGGTCTTGCACAAACCGGTACGGGGAAGACGGTCGCGTTTTTGATACCGGTCGTTCACACCATTCTTACCAAAGAGATCCAAGGAGTTTCCGCGTTGGTCCTCGCGCCCACGAGAGAACTTACGATGCAGATCTCCGAAGAAGCCAAAAAACTTCTGAAACATTCCAACGGAGTGCGCGCGGTTCCGATCATCGGAGGAACGGATTACAAATCCCAGAACAAGGATCTCGAAGGTTTAAACGGAATTATCGTAGCGACTCCGGGAAGATTGATCGACATGATCAAGTCCGGTTCCATCGACATATCGAATGTGGAGTTCTTCGTCCTCGACGAAGCGGATCGTATGCTCGACATGGGATTCATCCAGGACATTCGTTGGCTTCTTCATAAATGTAAGAATCGCAAGCAAACCTTATTGTTCTCCGCTACTTTGTCGGTGGAAGTGATGAGACTCGCTTATCGTTTCTTAAACGAACCCGTCGAGATTCAGATCAATCCCGAAAAGATCATCACTGAAAGAATCGACCAAAAGATCGTTCACCTCGGACGCGAGGAAAAAATTCCTTACATGACCAACCTCATCGTAAATTCGAAAGAGGAAGGCCAAGGAATCATATTCACGAATTATAAAGCGAATATTCCGAAGATCGTTCATACGCTTCGTAAATACGGAATTCCCGTCACCGGAATTTCCTCCGAGTTGGATCAGAAAAAAAGACTCAGACTTCTCCGCGATTTTAAATCCGGTAAATACCGTTATATGGTCGCGACCGACGTGGCTTCCCGAGGGATCGACGTCGAAAACATAGACATCGTTTACAACTACGATCTTCCTCAAGACACGGAGAACTACGTTCATAGAATCGGTCGTACAGCAAGAGCGGGAAGAAAAGGAAAAGCCATCGGTTTTTGTTCCGAGTCGGATTACGTGGAGTTGGAAAAGATCGAAAAATATCTGAAACAAAAGATCGATGTTTTGGAAGTTCAGGAAGAATACATTCAATTTCCTGCAGGTGATTTTCAGGCCTTTGTGGGCGGAGATTCCTACGATCGTGAAAAGGAAACCCATTTCAAACAGAATGGAAGACGTCCTCACGACAGAGGAGATCGCGCTCCTCACAAACACGATCGGGATCGTAGAGGGGACAAACGTCACGCAAGTCATACGCAGTCGCATTCTCCCGCGAGAGACGGTCATAAGAAAAAACCCGCGGCCGCGATTCAAGAAGCCGAATTCTTTTTACAAAAGGCGGATTCCGTTCTTTCCTCCGAACCGAAAGGAAACAAACAAGGAAATAAGAATCAACATCGCTTTCAAGGCAACAAGGACAAACAACGTCAGCCTCAAGGCGGTCAACAGGGCGCCGGTAATAAAAATCAGCAGAACCACGATCGCAACGGAAACAGACAACAACACGCGAACAAGAATTACGATAAGAGCAAACGGAATTTGTTCGATATCAACGATACTCAAAGAGAAGATTCTAAAAAGAAAAAAGGTTCGATTTGGCAAAAAATCAAATCTATCTTTGGGGGCTGA
- a CDS encoding class I SAM-dependent methyltransferase: protein MYPKLELIPHPQYPEQYLICKRTGVCFYKPAKTREYKDSYFLEEYKNQYQKTYYEDEISLRALAQKRLGILRRFHDPQGASLFELGSAAGFFLDEARKSGYQVTGLEISPAEVEYSRKTLGLDVHCVSFLEENLLKGRSFDVVAAFFVVEHFPDADFVFEKLTDLVKPGGFLFLGLPSLYGPTFQTNSEEWFRTHPSDHFWDYSPDSLKKMLKGYGFKTEYKKPMSYHPSRDRGWRGKTLSHRLFARLSDLTCYGDTFHLIAQKRHT from the coding sequence ATGTATCCAAAACTCGAGCTCATTCCTCATCCGCAGTATCCCGAACAATATCTGATCTGCAAAAGAACCGGCGTATGTTTTTACAAACCCGCCAAAACTCGGGAATACAAGGATTCTTATTTCTTAGAAGAATATAAAAACCAATATCAAAAAACCTACTACGAAGATGAAATCTCTCTGAGAGCCTTGGCGCAAAAGCGACTCGGGATTTTGCGCAGGTTTCACGATCCCCAAGGCGCGTCCTTGTTCGAGTTGGGTTCGGCCGCCGGATTTTTTTTGGACGAGGCTCGGAAATCGGGTTATCAAGTGACCGGTTTGGAGATTTCTCCGGCCGAGGTGGAATATTCTCGGAAGACCTTGGGACTCGACGTTCATTGTGTTTCCTTTTTGGAGGAGAATCTCCTGAAAGGCCGATCCTTCGACGTTGTCGCGGCCTTCTTCGTGGTCGAACATTTTCCGGACGCGGACTTCGTATTCGAAAAGTTAACCGATCTTGTCAAACCCGGAGGATTTTTATTCTTAGGTTTGCCTTCTTTGTACGGTCCCACCTTTCAAACAAATTCGGAAGAATGGTTCCGTACGCACCCGTCGGACCATTTTTGGGATTACAGCCCAGACTCCCTGAAAAAAATGTTGAAAGGATACGGTTTTAAGACTGAGTATAAGAAACCGATGTCCTACCACCCGTCCCGAGATCGGGGTTGGAGAGGTAAAACCCTGAGTCACCGCCTTTTTGCACGTCTCTCAGACCTCACCTGTTACGGTGATACATTCCACTTAATCGCTCAGAAGCGGCACACATGA
- a CDS encoding RidA family protein — protein sequence MSVQNKIESLGYKLPPAPQAIAAYIPANRSGNLVFTSGQLPLKDGQLMLTGKLGEGLSVDDVKEATIQASLNAIAAASAVCGGPDKIVRIVKIGVFVACSPNFSEHHLVANHGSNFLLSVFGEEGRHVRFAVGTPSLPLNAPVEVEVTFQVADAP from the coding sequence ATGAGCGTCCAAAACAAAATCGAATCCTTAGGTTACAAACTTCCTCCCGCTCCTCAAGCGATCGCGGCTTATATTCCCGCGAATCGTTCCGGAAACTTAGTATTCACATCCGGTCAACTTCCTCTCAAAGACGGGCAACTGATGCTCACCGGAAAATTGGGCGAAGGCCTTTCCGTGGACGACGTCAAAGAAGCGACGATCCAAGCCAGCTTGAATGCGATCGCGGCGGCTTCGGCGGTTTGCGGCGGTCCCGACAAGATCGTAAGAATCGTTAAGATCGGAGTTTTCGTGGCTTGTAGTCCGAACTTCAGCGAACATCATCTTGTCGCCAACCACGGAAGCAATTTTCTTCTTTCGGTTTTCGGAGAAGAAGGACGTCATGTGCGCTTTGCCGTGGGAACTCCTTCTCTTCCTTTGAACGCTCCCGTGGAAGTGGAAGTCACCTTTCAGGTCGCAGATGCTCCGTAA
- a CDS encoding BPSS1187 family protein: protein MTSFLFISSTILCKRIQDKEENPNADLFTGYALLTVLGCTQYQNAPRVDTVDGLTRIFALPSFTFPCVARYNDPHLIFVPASSPKNILAVFLPGSGGTPIGVSKIIEEGAARGYHSIGLMYPNGEPINVLCNGTGSSPVCFGNAREEIITGVDKSNVVSVDTNNSIDGRLLKLLQYLVLKRPNDGWGQFLNGDSVIWSKVYFGGHSQGSGHAAYQGKIKTLGRVSIYSGVSDYHIASATPATWLTSSGLTASNLFFGLIHVGDGVANISGNPNQVTDAWQTAFGMNGALTDADSGTAPYGGTQRLTTNRCAGQDDNSKHNCAMSASQQAVWDYVSFP from the coding sequence TTGACTTCCTTTCTTTTTATTTCGTCGACGATTTTATGCAAACGGATCCAAGACAAAGAAGAAAACCCGAACGCCGATCTTTTCACCGGATACGCATTGTTGACCGTATTGGGATGCACTCAATATCAGAACGCACCCCGCGTGGATACGGTCGACGGTTTGACGAGAATTTTCGCACTTCCGAGTTTCACTTTTCCCTGCGTGGCGCGTTACAACGATCCGCATCTGATTTTTGTTCCCGCTTCTTCTCCTAAAAATATTCTCGCGGTTTTTTTGCCGGGATCGGGCGGAACTCCGATCGGCGTTTCCAAGATCATCGAGGAAGGCGCGGCCCGAGGTTATCACAGCATCGGTTTGATGTATCCGAACGGAGAACCCATCAATGTTCTTTGCAACGGCACGGGAAGTTCCCCCGTTTGTTTCGGAAACGCAAGAGAAGAAATCATCACCGGAGTCGACAAATCGAACGTTGTTTCCGTGGATACGAACAACTCGATCGACGGACGTCTTTTGAAACTTCTTCAGTATCTCGTGTTAAAACGACCGAACGACGGTTGGGGACAATTCTTAAACGGGGATTCCGTAATCTGGAGCAAGGTTTATTTCGGAGGACATTCTCAAGGAAGCGGACACGCGGCGTATCAGGGAAAGATCAAAACTCTCGGAAGGGTATCGATATACAGCGGTGTTTCGGATTATCATATCGCAAGCGCGACGCCTGCGACTTGGTTGACGTCTTCCGGTTTGACGGCTTCGAACTTATTCTTCGGATTGATTCACGTAGGAGACGGAGTGGCGAACATTTCCGGAAATCCGAACCAAGTCACGGACGCTTGGCAAACCGCTTTCGGGATGAACGGCGCTTTGACGGACGCGGATTCGGGAACGGCTCCCTACGGCGGAACACAAAGGTTGACTACCAATCGTTGTGCCGGTCAGGACGACAATTCCAAACACAACTGCGCGATGTCGGCGAGTCAACAAGCCGTTTGGGATTATGTTAGTTTTCCTTAA
- a CDS encoding GNAT family N-acetyltransferase has translation MKDIQSSEIEARFANSLGQPIGTPLPDWKSASLPKKETMQGRFCRLEPLDPERHAESLYSANSLDAGGAMWTYLPYGPFKTFGEYQEWMKNTCLTEDPLFFTIFDLSSDRAVGLASYAEISPKAGSIEVGHLAYSPLMRQSPVSSEAMYLMMKNAFELGYRRYQWRCNALNFPSATAAQRIGLSFEGIFRQANVLKGHSRDTAWFSAIDEEWPAIQEAFLKWLNPDNFDGNGLQKVRLSDLTGHILKRKYDF, from the coding sequence ATGAAAGATATCCAATCCTCCGAAATAGAAGCCCGATTTGCCAATTCTTTAGGGCAACCGATCGGAACTCCGCTTCCCGATTGGAAATCCGCGTCGCTTCCGAAAAAGGAAACGATGCAGGGAAGATTCTGCCGCTTGGAACCTCTCGATCCGGAACGCCACGCCGAATCGCTTTACTCGGCCAATTCCTTGGACGCCGGGGGGGCGATGTGGACGTATCTTCCTTACGGACCTTTTAAAACGTTCGGCGAATACCAAGAATGGATGAAGAATACGTGTCTGACAGAAGACCCGTTGTTTTTCACGATCTTCGACTTGTCTTCCGATCGGGCGGTCGGCCTTGCGAGTTACGCCGAGATTTCTCCGAAAGCCGGTTCGATCGAAGTCGGCCATCTGGCATATTCTCCGTTAATGCGACAATCCCCGGTTTCATCGGAAGCGATGTATCTTATGATGAAGAACGCGTTCGAACTCGGATATAGAAGATATCAATGGAGATGCAACGCTCTCAACTTTCCTTCCGCGACCGCGGCACAAAGAATCGGATTGTCCTTTGAAGGAATTTTTAGACAGGCCAATGTTCTAAAGGGTCATAGCCGTGATACCGCTTGGTTTTCGGCCATCGACGAAGAATGGCCCGCGATTCAAGAAGCGTTTTTGAAATGGTTAAACCCCGATAATTTCGACGGGAACGGGCTTCAAAAAGTCCGGTTGAGCGATTTGACGGGGCATATTCTCAAACGGAAATACGATTTTTAG